A genomic stretch from Pristiophorus japonicus isolate sPriJap1 chromosome 6, sPriJap1.hap1, whole genome shotgun sequence includes:
- the srprb gene encoding signal recognition particle receptor subunit beta translates to MAAATLQLYLETIRRELERQDPSALGVIVALVAVLLTIVFFLLLRSRRSSRRAVLLAGLCDSGKTLMCCRLLSGTFKVTHTSITSNSALYRVKSDKGPAVALYDLPGHESLRHQYLEKHKNDARAIVFVVDSVSFQKEVKDVAEFLYTLLTDAVIAKNVPPLLIACNKQDVTMAKSAKLIQQQLEKELNTLRMIRAGAPKSLDGSGIGGTVPLGKKGKEFDFSQGPMKIEFVECSARGSKGDEGEANIGTVEAWLVKVA, encoded by the exons ATGGCGGCGGCAACGTTGCAGCTTTACCTGGAGACAATCCGCCGGGAACTGGAGCGCCAGGATCCGAGCGCGCTCGGGGTCATCGTAGCCCTGGTGGCGGTGCTGCTCACCATCG TTTTTTTCTTGCTGTTGCGGAGCAGAAGAAGCAGTCGCAGAGCTGTGCTTCTGGCGGGTTTGTGCGATTCTGGAAAGACTCTCATGTGCTGTCGG CTATTGTCTGGGACATTTAAAGTGACGCACACATCCATAACCAGTAACTCTGCATTGTACAGGGTTAAAAGTGACAAG GGCCCTGCCGTTGCTTTATATGACCTCCCTGGTCATGAGAGTCTGCGCCATCAGTATTTGGAGAAGCACAAGAACGATGCCAG AGCCATTGTCTTTGTAGTGGACAGTGTGTCGTTCCAAAAAGAAGTGAAGGATGTAGCTGAGTTCCTGTACACGTTGCTAACTGATGCTGTCATCGCGAAGAATGTACCTCCGCTTCTAATAGCTTGTAACAAGCAAG ATGTGACCATGGCCAAATCTGCAAAATTAATTCAGCAGCAATTGGAAAAGGAACT CAACACTCTGAGGATGATTCGTGCTGGTGCACCAAAGTCTCTGGATGGATCTGGCATTGGGGGAACAGTACCCTTGGGAAAGAAGGGGAAGGAGTTTGATTTCTCCCAAGGACCAATGAAGATTGAATTTGTAGAGTGCAGTGCAAGGGGGAGCAAAGGAGACGAAGGAGAGGCAAACATTGGAACTGTGGAAGCGTGGCTTGTTAAAGTAGCGTGA